From a single Brassica oleracea var. oleracea cultivar TO1000 chromosome C5, BOL, whole genome shotgun sequence genomic region:
- the LOC106343838 gene encoding probable ADP-ribosylation factor GTPase-activating protein AGD11 — protein MSQFFSEHLSCSRCLGSSLEMSLGQANVNPLEVSSGSHACLYDLLCSETPRGTLQKDFQTSTSDPRDRLEKLLKQPGNKYCADCGSPEPKWVSLSLGVFICIKCSGVHRSLGVHISKVFSIKLDEWTDEQVDMLVGYGGNNAVNQRFEACNMDQLKKPKPDSNNEERSDFIRKKYELHQFMDPQDGALCTYEQPTIINNSLPSLCSASASHRSAKNRIGQAFRNSWGRRESDHKCPKKSNSMAGMVEFVGLIRVNVVKGTNLAVRDVMTSDPYVILSLGQQSVKTRVIKNNLNPVWNETLMLSIPEQMPPLKVLVYDKDTFTTDDFMGEAEIDIQPLVSAAKAYETSSIKEPMQLGSWVASKENTLVSDGIISQEEGKVKQDISLRLQKVERGVLEIQLECLPLTQ, from the exons ATGTCCCAGTTTTTTTCTGAACATTTATCTTGTTCTCGTTGTCTCGGCTCTAGTTTAGAAATGTCTCTCGGCCAAGCAAATGTCAATCCTCTTGAAGTTTCTTCAG GGTCGCATGCTTGTTTATATGACCTTTTATGTTCAGAGACACCAAGAGGGACTCTTCAAAAGGATTTTCAGACATCAACTTCTG ATCCTCGAGATCGGTTGGAGAAGTTGTTGAAGCAACCTGGTAATAAGTATTGTGCTGACTGTGGATCTCCCGAACCTAAATGGGT ATCTTTAAGTCTTGGTGTATTTATCTGCATAAAGTGTTCTGGTGTACACAGAAGCCTTGGAGTTCATATATCAAAG GTTTTTTCAATTAAGCTAGATGAGTGGACAGATGAGCAAGTTGATATGCTTGTAGGGTACGGTGGAAACAATGCAGTGAACCAGAGATTCGAAGCTTGCAACATGGACCAGTTAAAGAAACCAAAACCAGATTCTAATAATGAGGAACGCAGTGATTTCATCAG GAAGAAATATGAGCTGCACCAGTTTATGGATCCACAAGATGGTGCTTTGTGCACTTATGAGCAGCCTACCATAATAAATAATTCACTACCGTCTTTATGTTCTGCTAGTGCTAGCCACCGGTCTGCAAAAAACCGTATTGGTCAAGCATTTAGGAATAGCTGGGGAAGAAGAGAATCTGATCACAAATGCCCCAAGAAGAGCAATTCTATG GCAGGTATGGTTGAGTTTGTCGGATTGATTAGGGTTAATGTGGTTAAAGGAACAAATCTTGCGGTTCGAGATGTGATGACCAGCGATCCTTATGTTATCCTTTCTCTTGGCCAACAA TCGGTGAAAACAAGAGTGATAAAGAACAACTTGAATCCTGTGTGGAATGAGACCTTGATGCTTTCCATACCAGAGCAGATGCCTCCTCTCAAAGTG CTAGTGTACGACAAGGATACGTTCACGACAGATGATTTCATGGGGGAGGCAGAGATAGACATACAACCGTTGGTGAGTGCAGCAAAAGCTTACGAGACATCGAGCATAAAAGAGCCGATGCAGCTGGGGAGTTGGGTGGCGAGCAAAGAGAACACATTGGTGAGTGATGGCATAATCTCACAAGAAGAAGGGAAAGTGAAACAAGATATATCACTCAGGCTTCAAAAGGTGGAGAGAGGTGTTCTTGAGATACAACTTGAATGTCTTCCTCTCACTCAATGA
- the LOC106293489 gene encoding polygalacturonase QRT2-like, translating to MYQKTIILLTILSASLHFCSSSYPFDPRYDQSMSPDLYLETNHLHGHSTRNNHMKNRHGYAPASSPRAFNVKSFGAKANGNDDSQAFTKAWNAACSSTGTVYVVVPKNRAYTLKSVKFSGPCKSSLIVFKIYGKIEAWKDPSAYEERRLWIVFEAVNNLRVEGGGRIDGNGNKWWPNSCKINPNLPCLGAPTAVTFVECKNLMVSNIRLENAQQMHMTFQDCENVKALNLMVTSPGNSPNTDGIHVTGTRNILIQDSIIRTGDDCISIVSGSENVRATGITCGPGHGISIGSLGANNSEAYVSNVVVNKATLIGTTNGVRIKTWQGGHGVAKNIIFQDIIMKNVTNPIIINQDYCDRVESCPQQKSAVQVSNVLYKNIQGTSSRPVAVKFECSKSIPCQGISMQNVKLVDQIQQDVVSTASCSNVKLDTKGHVSPICT from the exons ATGTATCAAAAGACCATAATCTTATTAACAATTCTCTCAGCGTCTCTTCATTTCTGTTCCAGCAGCTACCCATTTGATCCTAGATATGATCAGTCCATGTCTCCCGATTTGTATCTTGAAACCAATCATCTACATGGTCACAGTACACGTAACAACCACATGAAAAATCGCCATGGATATGCTCCTGCATCCTCTCCTCGAGCTTTTAACGTCAAATCTTTCGGTGCTAAAGCCAACGGAAACGACGATTCTCAG GCATTCACGAAAGCTTGGAACGCAGCTTGTTCATCAACCGGGACAGTTTACGTCGTGGTTCCGAAAAATAGAGCTTACACTCTTAAGTCGGTCAAATTCTCCGGTCCATGCAAATCATCATTGATTGTTTTTAAG ATTTACGGAAAGATTGAGGCATGGAAAGATCCATCAGCCTACGAGGAACGTAGGCTCTGGATTGTTTTTGAAGCTGTAAATAACCTTCGTGTTGAAGGCGGTGGACGCATCGACGGTAATGGAAATAAATGGTGGCCAAATTCTTGCAAGATCAATCCTAATCTT CCATGCCTGGGTGCTCCAACG GCGGTTACGTTTGTGGAGTGCAAGAACTTGATGGTAAGTAACATTAGGTTGGAAAACGCACAGCAAATGCATATGACGTTTCAGGATTGCGAAAACGTAAAGGCTTTGAATCTTATGGTCACCTCCCCGGGTAATAGTCCTAACACTGATGGGATTCACGTTACCGGAACTCGCAATATCCTCATTCAAGATTCTATCATCCGTACTG GTGATGATTGTATATCGATAGTGAGTGGGTCGGAGAATGTGAGAGCGACGGGCATTACATGCGGACCAGGTCATGGAATCAG CATTGGGAGTTTGGGAGCAAATAACTCAGAAGCATATGTTTCAAATGTGGTGGTCAACAAAGCGACTCTTATAGGAACCACTAATGGTGTGAGAATCAAGACTTGGCAG GGAGGACATGGAGTGGCAAAAAATATCATATTCCAAGACATCATAATGAAAAACGTCACGAACCCAATAATCATCAACCAGGACTATTGTGATCGTGTTGAATCATGTCCCCAACAG AAATCTGCGGTGCAAGTAAGCAATGTGTTGTACAAAAACATACAAGGGACGAGCTCAAGACCCGTAGCTGTTAAATTTGAGTGCAGCAAAAGCATCCCATGTCAAGGCATTTCAATGCAAAACGTTAAACTGGTCGACCAAATTCAACAAGATGTCGTCTCCACAGCTTCATGCTCCAATGTGAAGTTGGACACCAAAGGACACGTTTCTCCTATTTGTACTTGA
- the LOC106343385 gene encoding serine carboxypeptidase-like 27 isoform X1 has protein sequence MGYSHLLLLSLLLAVSSSFVSSSTYVEEQKRDRITQLPGQPSNVDFRQYSGYVTVNEQRGRALFYWLVESPTTRDPKSRPLVLWLNGGPGCSSVAYGAAEEVGPFRVGSDGKTLHPKLYAWNKLANLLFLESPAGVGFSYTNSTSDLYTTGDQRTAEDSYRFLVNWFERFPQYKHRDFYIVGESYAGHFVPQLSKLVHERNKGFKNPPINLKGFMVGNAVTDDYHDYIGTFEYWWNHGLISDSTYHQLKTACYSVSSQHPSLQCMEALRSAELEQGNIDPYSIFTKPCNNTVQLKSFLKGRYPWMSRAYDPCTERYSNVYFNRVEVQKALHANVTRLSYPWKSCSDIVGNYWTDSPVSMLPIYRELITAGLKIWVFSGDTDAVVPITATRYSIDALKLATITNWYPWYDHGKVGGWSQVYKGLTLVTVTGAGHEVPLHRPRQAFIIFRSFLENKPMPMS, from the exons ATGGGTTACTCTCATCTTCTTCTACTCTCTCTCTTACTCGCAGTTTCTTCAAGTTTTGTCTCTTCTTCCACATACGTAGAAGAACAAAAGAGAGACAGGATCACTCAGTTACCTGGACAGCCTAGTAACGTCGATTTCAGACAGTACTCAGGTTACGTCACCGTGAATGAACAACGTGGAAGAGCTTTGTTCTACTGGCTGGTCGAGTCCCCAACGACCCGTGACCCGAAGTCTCGACCTTTGGTCCTGTGGCTCAATGGAGGTCCAGGCTGTTCCTCTGTTGCTTATGGTGCTGCTGAAGAAGTTGGTCCGTTTCGTGTTGGGTCTGATGGGAAAACTCTGCATCCAAAACTCTATGCTTGGAACAAAT TGGCGAACTTGCTTTTCTTGGAGTCTCCAGCTGGAGTTGGTTTCTCATATACAAACTCAACTTCAGATCTTTACACAACCGGTGATCAGAGAACTG CTGAAGATTCATATAGGTTTCTTGTCAACTGGTTTGAGAGGTTTCCACAATACAAACACAGAGACTTTTACATTGTTGGAGAAAGCTATGCAGGCCATTTTGTTCCTCAGCTGTCTAAGCTTGTCCATGAAAGAAACAAAGGATTCAAGAACCCTCCTATAAACCTCAAAGGTTTTATG GTGGGAAATGCTGTTACAGATGACTATCATGACTACATAGGAACATTTGAGTATTGGTGGAATCATGGTCTCATATCTGATTCCACTTATCACCAGCTAAAGACAGCCTGCTACTCAGTATCCTCCCAGCATCCTTCTTTACAGTGTATGGAAGCTTTGAGAAGTGCTGAACTAGAGCAAGGAAACATCGATCCGTACAGCATTTTTACAAAACCTTGCAACAATACTGTACAGCTCAAGAGCTTCTTAAAGGGTCGCTAT CCATGGATGTCAAGAGCTTATGATCCCTGTACAGAGAGGTATTCGAATGTGTACTTTAACCGTGTGGAAGTTCAGAAGGCTCTACATGCAAATGTCACTCGCTTATCTTACCCTTGGAAGTCATGCAG TGACATTGTGGGAAACTATTGGACAGATTCTCCTGTTTCTATGCTACCAATATACAGAGAATTGATTACTGCAGGTCTCAAAATTTGGGTCTTCAG TGGAGATACAGATGCGGTGGTTCCTATAACTGCAACCAGATACTCTATAGATGCACTGAAGCTGGCAACCATCACAAACTGGTATCCGTGGTATGATCATGGCAAG GTTGGTGGATGGAGTCAAGTGTACAAAGGACTTACATTAGTGACAGTGACAGGAGCTGGTCATGAAGTGCCTCTACATCGTCCTCGTCAAGCCTTTATTATTTTCAGATCATTCTTAGAGAACAAACCTATGCCAATGTCCTGA
- the LOC106343385 gene encoding serine carboxypeptidase-like 27 isoform X2: MGYSHLLLLSLLLAVSSSFVSSSTYVEEQKRDRITQLPGQPSNVDFRQYSGYVTVNEQRGRALFYWLVESPTTRDPKSRPLVLWLNGGPGCSSVAYGAAEEVGPFRVGSDGKTLHPKLYAWNKLANLLFLESPAGVGFSYTNSTSDLYTTGDQRTAEDSYRFLVNWFERFPQYKHRDFYIVGESYAGHFVPQLSKLVHERNKGFKNPPINLKDDYHDYIGTFEYWWNHGLISDSTYHQLKTACYSVSSQHPSLQCMEALRSAELEQGNIDPYSIFTKPCNNTVQLKSFLKGRYPWMSRAYDPCTERYSNVYFNRVEVQKALHANVTRLSYPWKSCSDIVGNYWTDSPVSMLPIYRELITAGLKIWVFSGDTDAVVPITATRYSIDALKLATITNWYPWYDHGKVGGWSQVYKGLTLVTVTGAGHEVPLHRPRQAFIIFRSFLENKPMPMS; the protein is encoded by the exons ATGGGTTACTCTCATCTTCTTCTACTCTCTCTCTTACTCGCAGTTTCTTCAAGTTTTGTCTCTTCTTCCACATACGTAGAAGAACAAAAGAGAGACAGGATCACTCAGTTACCTGGACAGCCTAGTAACGTCGATTTCAGACAGTACTCAGGTTACGTCACCGTGAATGAACAACGTGGAAGAGCTTTGTTCTACTGGCTGGTCGAGTCCCCAACGACCCGTGACCCGAAGTCTCGACCTTTGGTCCTGTGGCTCAATGGAGGTCCAGGCTGTTCCTCTGTTGCTTATGGTGCTGCTGAAGAAGTTGGTCCGTTTCGTGTTGGGTCTGATGGGAAAACTCTGCATCCAAAACTCTATGCTTGGAACAAAT TGGCGAACTTGCTTTTCTTGGAGTCTCCAGCTGGAGTTGGTTTCTCATATACAAACTCAACTTCAGATCTTTACACAACCGGTGATCAGAGAACTG CTGAAGATTCATATAGGTTTCTTGTCAACTGGTTTGAGAGGTTTCCACAATACAAACACAGAGACTTTTACATTGTTGGAGAAAGCTATGCAGGCCATTTTGTTCCTCAGCTGTCTAAGCTTGTCCATGAAAGAAACAAAGGATTCAAGAACCCTCCTATAAACCTCAAAG ATGACTATCATGACTACATAGGAACATTTGAGTATTGGTGGAATCATGGTCTCATATCTGATTCCACTTATCACCAGCTAAAGACAGCCTGCTACTCAGTATCCTCCCAGCATCCTTCTTTACAGTGTATGGAAGCTTTGAGAAGTGCTGAACTAGAGCAAGGAAACATCGATCCGTACAGCATTTTTACAAAACCTTGCAACAATACTGTACAGCTCAAGAGCTTCTTAAAGGGTCGCTAT CCATGGATGTCAAGAGCTTATGATCCCTGTACAGAGAGGTATTCGAATGTGTACTTTAACCGTGTGGAAGTTCAGAAGGCTCTACATGCAAATGTCACTCGCTTATCTTACCCTTGGAAGTCATGCAG TGACATTGTGGGAAACTATTGGACAGATTCTCCTGTTTCTATGCTACCAATATACAGAGAATTGATTACTGCAGGTCTCAAAATTTGGGTCTTCAG TGGAGATACAGATGCGGTGGTTCCTATAACTGCAACCAGATACTCTATAGATGCACTGAAGCTGGCAACCATCACAAACTGGTATCCGTGGTATGATCATGGCAAG GTTGGTGGATGGAGTCAAGTGTACAAAGGACTTACATTAGTGACAGTGACAGGAGCTGGTCATGAAGTGCCTCTACATCGTCCTCGTCAAGCCTTTATTATTTTCAGATCATTCTTAGAGAACAAACCTATGCCAATGTCCTGA
- the LOC106343386 gene encoding glycine-rich RNA-binding protein 4, mitochondrial — MRYSIEMLVRRVIAIPQHSIPSSFHVLPRFCSSSSSASPSSKLFIGGLSYSVDEQSLKDAFSSFGEVEEVRIAYDKGTGRSRGFGFVDFADKDDALSAKHAMDGKGLLGRPLRIGFALERVRGGPVVVQRFGKPNSDREKKVFK; from the exons ATGAGGTATAGTATTGAGATGCTTGTGAGACGAGTTATAGCGATACCTCAACACTCGATTCCTTCTAGCTTCCATGTTCTTCCTCGCTTTTGCTCCTCTTCTTCTTCTGCATCGCCTAGTTCCAAGCTGTTCATCGGAG GGTTATCGTACTCGGTGGACGAACAATCTCTGAAAGACGCATTCTCTTCCTTCGGAGAGGTGGAAGAAG TTAGGATTGCTTACGACAAGGGAACTGGGAGATCAAGAGGATTCGGTTTTGTTGATTTTGCTGACAAAGACGATGCTCTTTCTGCAAAACACGCCATGGATGGGAAG GGATTATTGGGTCGGCCATTGAGGATAGGTTTCGCCCTTGAAAGGGTGCGTGGTGGTCCTGTGGTTGTTCAACGTTTTGGGAAACCCAATAGCGACAGAGAGAAGAAGGTCTTCAAGTGA